The Corynebacterium halotolerans YIM 70093 = DSM 44683 region GGTGCGCCGACGGTCCAGGTCGTCATGACCCAGCTGCACGCCGGCGGCAAGTTCGACTCCGATTCCTACGCCGTCTCCGGTGGTCTCCACGGCGTCGGCATCTCTGTGGTCAACGCCCTGTCCACCCGCGTCGAGGCCGACATCAAGCGGGGCGGCAAGCACTGGTTCCAGAACTTCAACACCGCACTCCCCGAAGAACTGGTCGAGGGCGGCAACGCCCGCGGCACCGGCACGACCATCCGGTTCTGGCCGGACGCCGAGATCTTCGAGACCACCACGTTCGACTATGACACCATCGCCCGCCGACTGCAGGAGATGGCGTTCCTGAACAAGGGCCTGACGATCACGCTCAAGGACGAGCGTGTCACCGACGAGGAGCTCGAGCTCGAGGCCCTGGCCGAGGAGGGCGACACCGCCCAGTCCCTGGACGGCCCGTCCTTCGACGACGTCGACGCCCCGGAGGCCGCCGCCGGTGAAGCGCCGAAGGCCCCGAAGAAGCGTGAGAAGAAGGCCGTCTACCACTACCCGGAGGGACTGGTCGACTACGTCAACCACCTCAACAAGGGCAAGACGGGCATTCACCCGTCCATCGTGGGCTTCGAGGCCAAGGGCGCGGACCACGAGGTCGAGATCGCCATGCAGTGGAACTCCGGTTTCAAGGAGTCGGTCCACACCTTCGCCAACACGATCAACACGCACGAGGGCGGCACCCACGAGGAGGGTTTCCGCGCGGCGTTGACCACCCTCATGAACAAGTACGCCCGCGATCACCGGTTGATCAAGGAAAAGGACCCGAAGCTCACGGGTGACGACTGCCGCGAGGGCCTGGCGGCCGTGGTGTCCGTGCGCGTCGGTGATCCGCAGTTCGAGGGCCAGACGAAGACCAAGCTCGGCAACACCGAGATCAAGTCCTTCGTCCAGCGCGCCGTCAACGAGCACGTCTCCTTCTGGTTCGACGCCAATCCGGCCGAGGCCAAGGCGATCGTCAGTAAGGCCGTCGCCTCCTCGCAGGCGCGCATCGCCGCCCGTAAGGCCCGGGATCTGGTGCGCCGCAAGTCCGCCACCGATCTCGGCGGGTTGCCGGGCA contains the following coding sequences:
- the gyrB gene encoding DNA topoisomerase (ATP-hydrolyzing) subunit B; the encoded protein is MATPEHNYDASSITILEGLEAVRKRPGMYIGSTGARGLHHLVWEVVDNSVDEAMAGHASKVEVTLLADGGVQVVDDGRGIPVEMHPSGAPTVQVVMTQLHAGGKFDSDSYAVSGGLHGVGISVVNALSTRVEADIKRGGKHWFQNFNTALPEELVEGGNARGTGTTIRFWPDAEIFETTTFDYDTIARRLQEMAFLNKGLTITLKDERVTDEELELEALAEEGDTAQSLDGPSFDDVDAPEAAAGEAPKAPKKREKKAVYHYPEGLVDYVNHLNKGKTGIHPSIVGFEAKGADHEVEIAMQWNSGFKESVHTFANTINTHEGGTHEEGFRAALTTLMNKYARDHRLIKEKDPKLTGDDCREGLAAVVSVRVGDPQFEGQTKTKLGNTEIKSFVQRAVNEHVSFWFDANPAEAKAIVSKAVASSQARIAARKARDLVRRKSATDLGGLPGKLADCRSKDPVKSELYIVEGDSAGGSAKAGRDSMYQAILPLRGKILNVEKARLDKVLKNAEVQAIITALGTGINEEFDLSKLRYHKVVLMADADVDGQHIATLLLTLLFRFMPQLIEEGHVYLANPPLYKLKWSKHEPGFAYSDAERDEQLEEGLAKGWKINTDDGIQRYKGLGEMNPNELWETTLDPEVRFLRRVDLHDAQRADELFSILMGDDVAARRSFITRKAKDVRFLDV